The following proteins come from a genomic window of Theileria equi strain WA chromosome 2 map unlocalized gcontig_1105316255037, whole genome shotgun sequence:
- a CDS encoding signal peptide containing protein (encoded by transcript BEWA_035900A), with product MQMLFTLLLLTSQLSRALIAPVDSGNPESVTLDILSESNSTFKTAKCELDDAPSLMFAPAFGYRLDKIVAGDTLVWECKNNVHVALLNVHLKDGVPQSAFLLLEPESGEHSSKNLVLKEATGGSYAGAKWEEANQKEFGDAVRKVRKTPHSVQSFTLDIGKNDNRWASLELQNMRTLAFIPHSGFHATKVCRGEYSFWEGKPGERCISAFLVDNRELHLILKYNQEKEWTLTFTYNSGTWISDQ from the coding sequence ATGCAGATGCTTTTCACTCTCCTGCTTCTCACATCTCAACTTTCCAGGGCCTTAATAGCTCCAGTTGATTCTGGAAATCCAGAGTCTGTCACTTTGGACATCCTAAGCGAAAGTAATTCGACATTCAAGACCGCAAAGTGTGAACTTGATGATGCTCCTTCGCTAATGTTTGCTCCGGCATTTGGCTACAGGTTGGACAAAATTGTAGCCGGTGATACTCTGGTCTGGGAATGTAAAAACAATGTGCATGTTGCTCTCCTAAATGTGCATCTCAAGGACGGTGTGCCACAGTCAGCGTTCCTACTCCTGGAACCAGAGTCTGGAGAGCACAGTTCAAAGAATTTAGTCTTGAAGGAGGCCACTGGTGGCAGTTATGCAGGAGCCAAATGGGAAGAAGCAAACCAAAAGGAATTTGGAGATGCCGTAAGGAAAGTCCGAAAGACTCCACATTCTGTCCAGTCCtttactctggatattGGAAAGAATGACAATCGATGGGCGTCGTTGGAACTGCAGAATATGAGGACTCTGGCGTTCATTCCGCATTCTGGATTTCATGCGACAAAAGTCTGTCGTGGTGAGTATTCGTTCTGGGAAGGCAAACCTGGAGAACGATGCATCAGCGCCTTTCTCGTAGACAACAGGGAGCTTCACCTCATCCTAAAGTATAACCaggaaaaggaatggaCACTCACATTTACATACAATAGTGGTACTTGGATCAGCGACCAGTGA